The Brassica napus cultivar Da-Ae chromosome C7, Da-Ae, whole genome shotgun sequence genome has a segment encoding these proteins:
- the BNAC07G11000D gene encoding uncharacterized protein BNAC07G11000D, producing MENKKTNHGDDEHDCVPPIHIQVVKIKKEFEKIHQPEMPRVLREITSPRRSRSPLGLGERDRPISVGN from the coding sequence ATGGAGAACAAGAAGACCAATCATGGAGATGATGAGCATGATTGTGTTCCTCCTATCCATATCCAAGTCGTGAAGATCAAAAAAGAGTTTGAGAAGATACATCAGCCTGAGATGCCTAGGGTGCTTCGAGAGATCACTAGTCCACGGCGTTCCCGTTCTCCCCTCGGCTTAGGAGAGAGAGACAGGCCTATCTCCGTTGGGAATTGA